The Plasmodium falciparum 3D7 genome assembly, chromosome: 5 DNA window atgaaatataaaaaaaaaaaaaaaaaaaaaaaaaaaggaagaaaatataaataaataaatatataaatatatatatataaatgaaaggATAACATAATTAagtaacaatataataataaataataaaattaataaatgaataactctacatatttgtatatatatatagagagaAAGAGTAACAAAAATAAGGGGAgacatattaattttatgaaaacaaaaagaaacttaattcttataataaattaattcgttcataaaaataaaatattatttattatatccatTGTATTAATTCTtgttatgtataaaaataatatcataaaatatataaataatgtatataatatatatatatatatatatatatatatatatatatatgtaagatATAaagttctttttatttatatgtaataactatttttataaatatcatcTCTGAAggtatacatattattattgttatatgaCTGGAGAATAGTTTTGTCCtgtatactattattattattattattattgttgttgttgttattattattgttgatactgttattaccattattttgatgttgataataattattaaaatttatagaaCAATTGgttaattcattattatcattatttgttGCTGTTACATtttgatgattattatttgtatactTTGTATATTGATTTTGTTGTAAAAATCTTTGAGGGTCATCATTAATGACAtgttcattataatttatcatatgttcatttgtaatattttttgttccATTTATTgtttgtaaattttttatatagttaatagatttattattattttgtggTTGAGCTATTGTTAAAGATCTTTTTTTTGATGTATGTAAAGGTGCATTTATCAggttttcattttttgttgTAACAAAGTTGTTGAGCACATTTAATTGTATATCCTCTGTATTGTTAGTAGTAAAATGGCTAGAAAAATTATTCCCactattattacaatttatattattattattattattactacttttattattctttttactattattatttacattatttatattgctTACATTgttaatattcatattatttacgttcatattatttacattcatattatttatattaagattatttatattattatttgatgtTACGTTATTAACAGGTGCATTAAAAttcatcatattattttgagTTATActttttgtaaaattatcattatattgcTCTGTGTTATTTTGATAATGTACATAAAATTCATCTACATTGttgttatacatatttatactttGTGATTCTTTAGGATTTATAAAATTCTCactatgattattattattattacaatttatattattattcatattattaatattattattattattattattattattgttgttgttcatatttaatgaaattgtcatgtcataattattttccatattagGAGATAATTGTGAAGGATatgtattttcatttattatggGAAAGGCTTTACTATTATTTGTCTCATTTCTTGAATTTACATatgttgaaaaaaataaaattaattttaattttgcTATCAACCCTAAAGCTGCTAATACATATaatcttttaaatttatctttttcttgtTCATTCATTTTTGCATAATTTTGCAAATTTATTCTCAAATAGGATAATTGAGAAGAAATAGCACTAACCAATGTTTCTATaaaatttacattttttaattctatcATTATATTCTCACTTGTATTCTGATATTTTAATGCTTCCATTTCCCATTGTCCTATAAAATTACCATCAATTTGAGGTATTAAAGATTCTTTTAACTTTAACAATATCTGAATTTTTTCTTTGAAATTTATTAAAGccattttaaaattttttttttttttttttatgaacaagtcaggtaaaaattaaaaaaaaaaaaaaaaaaaaaaatacatatatatatatatatatatatatttatatttatatatataataatgtaatattaaCATTCACACTTTTGATcttctatttatatttgaCTTTGCTCACTTTCAAAATATGAGACAAGTATAGTgtgaagaacaaaaaaaaaaattaaaatgataagaggaaaaatatgataaaataaataatctgGTGTATAAATGATGGTATAAATAATCTGGTGTATAAATGATGGTATAAATAATCTGGTGTATAAATGATGGTATAAATAATCTGGTGTATAAATGATGGTATAAATAATCTGGTGTATAAATGATGGTATAAATAATCTGGCGTATTAATGATGGTATAAATAATCTGGTGTATTAATGATGGTATAAATAATCTGGTGTATAAATgaaggaataaaaaaatgataggataaatataaaaatattatgatgtaACTATTATcccatatataaattattatatatatattatatagatataatgaaagaatttaattttacatatataaatataaatgtatttatatacatatatatatatgactatggaataaaaatattaaaaaacataAGGTTCACAAAACATATGGTATTTAAACAcacaaaaaagaaagaaaaatgatAGGTTTCAATTAATAggattttacatatatatttccctttttaatacatctttataacaaaaaaaggtaaaataatactatataaggaaaagtaaaataaagtaaaataaaatgaacatataatatattataatgtatgaaacaaaaaaaaaaaatgaatatatcaaaacaaaaaaaaaaaaaaaaaaaattttccctttttcaaaaatgccttccttttttattttttttttaattttggtAAATGCatgtaattaaaaataaaaaataaaaagaaaaaaagaaaatatatatatatatatatatatatatatatacttgaCATAAAAAAAGGGAATTGATTGATACACAATTTATAACacattacaaaaaaaaaaaaaaaaaaaaaaaaaaaaaaaaaaagtatacatatatatattttatttgtttcaaAGAAAGACGTAAACATAAAATTCAATATGAACTTTAATCATActgaagaacaaaaaaaaaaaaataaaaaataaaaaaagaatatgtagaaaatataatataaactgttaaatatgaaatattaattGTAGAACGTCAAATGTCAAATGTAACATGTTAGTTGTTAaatgtgtataatatatatatatatatatatatatatatattgtatatattaatatagaagtgtgggaaaataaaaaaggaatgattattaagaataattaagaatattaaattataatcataaaaaagaaaaaagaaaaaagaaaaaagaaaaaaaaggggAACATATGAGTATAtgttatatcttttaaaatataactaaaaacaaaatgactttaatatttaaaaataaataaattatatatatatatatatatatataatattatcatttctctttttttaattaattatataaaataaaaattggcacaaaataaagaaggcacatatatacatatatataaaatgagaAGAAATTAAGAAATTtcacatataaattataaggtataaattttttttaattatatacagatacacattttttttttttttttttcttttctctaTAAACAGAAAAatgtactatatatatatataatatatttttttttttttttttttttttaatatatattaaggtaCTTAtgagaaggaaaaaaaaattgcgAAAGGTAagttacaattttttttttttttttttttttttttttttttgtgggtGTTTATGTTTACATGTGCGCattacagaaaaaaaaaaaaaaaaaaaatttggaaTCTTCAATGGACACAAACTTATTAaccatattaaaaaatattatattttaataattcattttatttcatttcattttcatttcattttcatttcattttcttttcttttatttcagtattgatataatataattatttattatattattatatggttaatattttattcctTTCTTTCCACACgcaacaaaaaaagaaaaaaaaaaaaaaaaaaagaagaaaaagaaaaaaatattatatatattatatatattatatagatttttatatagatataaatatatatattaattttattattatataaaccatcacatatctatatatatgattatcatttttttttttttattttaatggtatataaaagaataaaaagcattatctatattatttaattattatcagAAAAGGTTTAATTACTATACGCCATagataaaaagaatttttttttttttttttttttttttttgaagattGAGTAATATAAAACGAATAAAAAAAGTactatacaaaaatatatgtatgtgttaaTTTTtggtataataaatttattaccTTAAAGATTGTTTATAATCTATTAATATTGGACcatcataaatatttatttcttcttcaaAGGTTTGAAGGGAATATATTTCTATGATATGgtagttattatatatatatttgtgtatttttctgttctttttatgaaaaaacaaaaaaaaaattattaaaagaaggtttcatatatataaaaacttaACATAAAATGTGATGGAAATGTAAAATGaggtatttattataatgtttattttttttttccttttatttaaattagaaaatataaatgtgctttaagatatataaaatgaaatatgtgataaatatataaaacatggTATACaatcatttaataaaatatttaaaagggtaatgtatataaaaagaggTTAATGAaatgtacacatatatatatatatatatatatatatatatatgtatatatgtatattttttttttttttttttgaatgagAGTAAATCTgttcttatataatattatgtatagaATAAATCAAAgggtattaataatattacatatatatatatatatatatgtatgtattagtAAATATTaagatttttttctttccttttaaaaaatataactctAGAatgaattataaatatttgtcCTGAATACCTTGTATGTATGAAGGgttatatgttcatatatgttttgtttgaaaaaaaaaaagaaacataaatatatatatatatatatatatatataattatatttattataacaaatataaaatatatgaggaaatataaaaatgtatataagcGCTTAAATGATGtgtgtaaaatataaatgttgcCCTAACatagcatatatatatatatatatatatatatatatatataatatttatattttttttttttttttttttttttttttttcttaagtgtgaaataatttttatttgtacacacatacatatatattatatatatatatatatatatatatatatatatatatatattattacttatatacactgtttttataaaatgtgatatatatatatatatatatatatatatatatgtatattcctACTATATagtgaaaatatatatttcttttgtataagtaacatattttaattcttctaatttaataataaaaagaagtcacaccatttttttttttttttttttttttttttatgttaataaaagataacaatttaaaaatatataacactatttttattctttacgATGGGTGATGAAAATAGATATGTGCCTAATTCTTATTTACAAGATTTTGAAgagaatgaagaaaatagaaatatgataaaaaagaaaatgaatgaATATTTCGCAAATTTAAACTGTGATTTAAAGTATCATAGGAATAGTTCAATATATTGTGGTATAGgaggtatattatatatgaatatgatattatatgagaatagtaaagataaaaaatatttagatTATTGTGAAGATATTATTAGATACATGgataattataaagaaagaaagaatagTATTACCTTTCTTGAAGGTTGTACAGGTATATATAGTTTATGTagtatgatatattattatttagggaatgaaaaatatgtagaatatttaaatatattaattaatcatttaataaaatataaaaatgatttattaaatgttaATTCAGAATgtgaattattatatggaaaatgtggatatatttattcctttttattttgtaaaaatatatggataaattacaaagaaaaaaaatatattatattaaaatatttatattatattatgaaatcTATATTTGATTATGGGATACAACAAGGACGAGAATTTCATCATCTAACATctctttctttatattatgaatggcatgaaaaaatatatttaggtGCTGCTCATGGTTATGCaggtatattttttgtattattcacGCTGATACAATTTTTTAAGAATCATATAGATGATTTGTGTATATCAATAAAAatggataataataagacACCGAAGAATCAAAAGGAAAGAAATAacgatgaaaataataatgatgataattatataaaaaatactgTTATGAATAAGCTAGATGAATATGTAAACTTAATTTATAAAGTAACAGATGAAATATTAACTTTATATACATCTGACaatttaaatgtatattcATCCATAAAAATAGATAATATGTCTTCTCGACAAAATGccaagaaaaaaagaaaagaaatattattacaatggTGTCATGGAAATATAGgttacataatattattaatgaaattattgaaatatgataatgtaccaacatattttaaaacaaaatataatgaagaatACTTAAATAATATGGGCTTATTAATATGGGAAAAGGGGTTATTAACAAAAGGTTTAGGATTATGTCATGGTATATCAGGAAATGGAATAGTTCTTTTATACTTGTATAATTatacacaaaataaaatatggtaTTCAAGAGCATATA harbors:
- a CDS encoding 7-helix-1 protein, coding for MGDENRYVPNSYLQDFEENEENRNMIKKKMNEYFANLNCDLKYHRNSSIYCGIGGILYMNMILYENSKDKKYLDYCEDIIRYMDNYKERKNSITFLEGCTGIYSLCSMIYYYLGNEKYVEYLNILINHLIKYKNDLLNVNSECELLYGKCGYIYSFLFCKNIWINYKEKKYIILKYLYYIMKSIFDYGIQQGREFHHLTSLSLYYEWHEKIYLGAAHGYAGIFFVLFTLIQFFKNHIDDLCISIKMDNNKTPKNQKERNNDENNNDDNYIKNTVMNKLDEYVNLIYKVTDEILTLYTSDNLNVYSSIKIDNMSSRQNAKKKRKEILLQWCHGNIGYIILLMKLLKYDNVPTYFKTKYNEEYLNNMGLLIWEKGLLTKGLGLCHGISGNGIVLLYLYNYTQNKIWYSRAYKYALFCIKYFDKFCNIPDRPLSLFEGYAALVVFLSFILKPDLVYFPAHDFSKIIGPDK